The following proteins are encoded in a genomic region of Bernardetia sp. MNP-M8:
- a CDS encoding transglycosylase domain-containing protein — protein sequence MKNYLSILKQSANKLRLLFSFPRGESKIIRFCRVLWWITGIGLMSIILFFAAIAFNWFGFFGTIPSLKALENPKTPLPSVVYTADSIEVARYYSQNKTPLKYEDIDSMTIFSLLATEDARFENHSGIDAEATFGIFLALLKGDNRGGSTISQQLAKNMFDTRSQENVGKLGDKGLLSTIVAKAKEWIMAVRLERSYTKSEILTMYLNEVTFGNNTFGLHAAAKKYFSTSPDSLEIHQSALLVGLLKAPSTYNPLRNPEKAINRRNTVLNQMRKYKYLTRHLVDSLKELPLDLTIFYEVAETGNSTYYKNYVTQKLKNWCDKNGYDLYADGLEIYLTIDSKIQAHAEAAIAKQMPVLQEKFHQQWKGLVPWTDSNKKPIENYIENNIAKTDYYKYLVEKYGKQSDSIQILLEKPKKMTVFSWENISHRKDTTLSSIDSIKYYKQIMRAGMVSLDPYSGHIKAWVGGLDFEYFKYDQVKQAKRQPGSTFKMFVYATAIDSLNMSPCDTILDTNPIIRYEENGEQKIWTPHNADWTNTNRNMTLRHAMGRSINTVTAKLTEKVGWTTVAHYAKKMGITSPLAEVPSIGLGSSDVSLFEMAGAYATIMNGGMWQEPQILWQVKDKHGKTLHYFHGESHRALSKESAWLMGYMLKGGTQEPHGTSLGLWSYGILGNNNDVGGKTGTSSNFADGWYMGVTRDLVTGVWVGGEDRAIRFRTSDVGEGSKTALPIFGLYMQSLYADKTSGIRKAPFLQPSVEIKRRYYCPTPYYERYPEKDSTLVEEAVE from the coding sequence ATGAAAAACTACCTTTCAATTTTAAAGCAATCAGCAAATAAATTGCGTTTATTATTCAGTTTTCCAAGAGGAGAATCGAAGATAATACGTTTTTGTCGTGTGTTGTGGTGGATAACAGGCATAGGACTTATGAGTATAATCTTATTTTTTGCTGCCATTGCTTTTAATTGGTTTGGCTTTTTTGGTACAATTCCATCTTTGAAAGCTCTTGAGAATCCAAAAACGCCTTTACCTTCTGTCGTTTATACAGCTGATAGCATAGAAGTAGCTCGTTATTATAGTCAGAACAAAACACCTTTAAAATATGAAGATATAGACTCAATGACAATCTTTTCTCTTTTGGCTACCGAAGATGCTCGTTTTGAAAATCATTCAGGTATTGATGCAGAGGCTACTTTTGGTATTTTCTTAGCTCTTTTAAAAGGAGATAACAGAGGAGGCAGTACAATCAGTCAGCAACTCGCTAAAAATATGTTTGATACTCGTTCGCAAGAAAACGTAGGAAAACTAGGCGATAAAGGACTATTAAGTACCATTGTAGCAAAGGCAAAAGAATGGATTATGGCTGTTCGTTTAGAGCGTTCCTATACAAAAAGTGAGATTTTGACAATGTATCTCAATGAAGTTACCTTTGGAAATAATACTTTTGGACTTCATGCAGCAGCAAAGAAATATTTTTCTACTTCTCCTGATAGTTTAGAAATTCATCAATCAGCTCTACTAGTTGGTCTTTTGAAAGCTCCTTCTACTTATAATCCTCTTCGTAATCCTGAAAAGGCAATAAATAGACGAAATACGGTTTTGAATCAGATGAGAAAATATAAGTATCTAACTCGCCACTTAGTAGATTCTCTTAAAGAGTTACCTTTAGACTTAACTATTTTTTATGAAGTAGCCGAAACAGGAAATAGCACCTACTATAAAAACTATGTCACACAAAAGTTGAAAAATTGGTGTGATAAAAACGGATATGATTTATATGCAGACGGATTAGAAATTTACCTTACCATTGATTCCAAAATTCAAGCCCATGCAGAGGCAGCCATAGCCAAACAAATGCCTGTTCTTCAAGAAAAATTTCATCAGCAATGGAAAGGTTTAGTTCCTTGGACAGATAGTAACAAAAAACCAATTGAAAATTATATTGAGAATAATATAGCCAAAACAGATTACTACAAATATTTAGTAGAAAAATATGGAAAACAAAGCGATTCTATTCAAATTTTGCTAGAAAAACCTAAAAAAATGACGGTTTTTAGTTGGGAAAATATAAGTCATAGAAAAGACACTACACTTTCTAGTATTGATTCTATAAAATATTATAAGCAAATTATGAGGGCAGGAATGGTTTCTTTAGACCCTTATAGTGGACATATAAAAGCGTGGGTAGGTGGTCTTGATTTTGAATATTTCAAGTATGACCAAGTAAAACAAGCCAAAAGACAACCAGGTTCGACATTCAAAATGTTTGTCTATGCAACTGCTATTGATTCATTAAATATGTCTCCTTGTGATACAATTTTAGATACCAATCCTATTATTAGATACGAAGAAAATGGCGAACAGAAAATTTGGACTCCTCATAATGCCGACTGGACAAACACCAATAGAAATATGACTTTAAGACATGCTATGGGGCGTTCGATAAATACTGTAACAGCCAAACTAACCGAGAAAGTAGGTTGGACAACTGTTGCTCATTATGCTAAAAAAATGGGAATTACTTCACCTTTAGCAGAAGTTCCTTCTATTGGATTAGGCTCTAGTGATGTATCACTCTTCGAAATGGCTGGAGCTTATGCAACAATTATGAATGGTGGAATGTGGCAAGAACCTCAGATTTTATGGCAGGTAAAAGACAAACATGGCAAAACCCTTCATTATTTTCATGGCGAATCTCATCGTGCTTTATCCAAAGAATCAGCTTGGCTAATGGGTTATATGCTCAAAGGAGGTACACAAGAACCACACGGAACATCATTAGGTCTGTGGTCGTATGGCATTTTGGGAAATAACAATGATGTAGGAGGTAAAACAGGAACTTCTTCCAATTTTGCAGACGGTTGGTATATGGGTGTAACAAGAGATTTGGTAACTGGTGTTTGGGTAGGAGGAGAAGACAGAGCTATTCGTTTCCGTACCTCCGATGTAGGAGAAGGCTCAAAGACAGCACTTCCTATTTTTGGACTCTATATGCAAAGTCTTTATGCTGATAAAACTTCTGGAATCAGAAAAGCTCCTTTTTTACAGCCTTCTGTCGAAATAAAACGTCGTTATTATTGTCCTACACCTTATTATGAGCGTTATCCTGAAAAAGATAGTACATTAGTAGAGGAAGCTGTTGAGTAA